In the Phaseolus vulgaris cultivar G19833 chromosome 7, P. vulgaris v2.0, whole genome shotgun sequence genome, one interval contains:
- the LOC137830273 gene encoding probable E3 ubiquitin-protein ligase RHG1A isoform X1 — translation MGHRHLYSSSPMFEGEPDPNWNHMHTDQQYVNLGRSTASDNGSFIYPLENMSIDSISFPSHWNTAPRSNGYASTSLNIEAPPHQTDVSGTSHDHFLHSSSGGMFYAVSDNYVHQPSSSNYDRQSFPVADGGFIDLTMGNGRGPHKRKSPGVPSVCERGSTSRCFNAASANAADRPTSSELRPEKPNMDSLYMPWDHVNMTPDHVNMTPSFRGRGLSIRGDSSLRNVRSRSTLDLESNLARTHLSNTHSHNSFSTGPQMDHSSMVDLSTQTSGSLTRDWSQMSVCPAHGRVPSSDANAFNHEASHFLVGSGSSNAPVDIGGFHNEFGTSRNPTAPQSFHNNSQAQPARGVHSNYSQRSTPTFRGSSSLRLGRMTPSDDGLHMVAESYSSRHPRPLTTIGWHSNDRNGRSRIHSDRYRALADEVGLNDQFNFEGFMIVDRTSLYGRNMLDQHREMRMDIDNMSYEELLALGERIGHVSTGLSEDLISKYLTETIYCSSEPSQEDEACAICLEEYKNVDDVGTLKACGHDYHVSCIKKWLSMKKVCPICKASALPEETKDK, via the exons ATGGGGCATAGACATTTATATAGCTCATCTCCAATGTTTGAGGGTGAACCTGACCCGAACTGGAATCATATGCATACCGATCAACAATATGTGAACCTTG GTAGAAGTACCGCTTCAGACAATGGTTCTTTTATTTATCCTTTGGAAAATATGTCCATAGATAGCATCTCTTTTCCATCTCATTGGAACACTGCGCCAAGGTCAAATGGATATGCCTCCACAAGTCTCAACATTGAAGCACCCCCTCATCAAACAGATGTATCAGGCACTTCTCATGATCATTTTCTGCATTCATCAAGTGGCGGAATGTTTTATGCGGTGTCTGACAATTATGTACACCAGCCCTCTAGTTCCAATTATGACAGACAATCATTTCCTGTTGCTGATGGGGGTTTTATTGATCTCACAATGGGAAATGGGCGAGGGCCTCACAAGCGGAAGAGCCCTGGAGTTCCTTCAGTCTGTGAGAGAGGAAGTACAAGCAGATGTTTTAATGCTGCAAGTGCAAATGCAGCTGATCGTCCTACATCTTCAGAATTGCGGCCTGAAAAGCCCAATATGGATTCTCTATATATGCCTTGGGATCATGTGAATATGACACCCGATCATGTGAATATGACACCCTCATTTAGAGGTAGAGGCCTTTCAATACGAGGTGATAGTTCTTTAAGGAATGTGAGGAGTCGTTCTACACTTGATTTGGAATCCAACTTGGCTAGGACCCATTTATCGAATACTCATTCACACAACTCATTCTCTACTGGTCCCCAAATGGACCATTCTAGCATGGTAGATCTTTCAACTCAAACTTCTGGATCTTTGACAAGGGATTGGAGCCAAATGAGTGTATGTCCTGCTCATGGAAGGGTGCCATCATCAG ATGCAAATGCTTTTAATCACGAGGCAAGTCATTTCCTTGTTGGAAGTGGTTCTAGTAATGCTCCTGTAGATATTGGAGGTTTTCATAATGAATTTGGAACTAGCAGAAATCCTACTGCTCCACAAAGTTTTCATAATAATAGTCAGGCTCAACCTGCAAGAGGAGTTCACAGTAACTACTCTCAAAGATCCACTCCAACTTTTAGGGGTTCTTCCAGCTTGCGCTTGGGTCGCATGACACCTTCTGATGATGGATTGCATATGGTGGCTGAAAGTTACTCTTCTAGACATCCAAGGCCATTGACCACCATTGGCTGGCACAGCAATGATAGAAATGGAAGGTCAAGAATACATAGTGATAGATATCGAGCATTGGCTGATGAGGTTGGTCTCAATGATCAATTTAACTTTGAG GGTTTCATGATTGTTGATCGCACTTCACTGTATGGTAGGAATATGCTTGATCAGCATAGAGAGATGAGGATGGACATAGACAACATGAGTTATGAG GAACTACTTGCACTCGGAGAGAGAATAGGCCATGTGAGCACTGGATTGTCTGAGGATTTGATTTCCAAGTATTTGACAGAAACGATATACTGTTCATCCGAGCCAAGTCAAGAAGACGAAGCTTGTGCAATCTGCCTG GAAGAATACAAGAACGTGGATGATGTTGGAACGCTGAAAGCTTGTGGGCATGATTACCATGTGAGTTGCATTAAAAAGTGGTTATCTATGAAGAAAGTGTGTCCTATCTGCAAAGCTTCTGCTTTACCTGAGGAAACGAAGgataaataa
- the LOC137830273 gene encoding probable E3 ubiquitin-protein ligase RHG1A isoform X2, with product MGHRHLYSSSPMFEGEPDPNWNHMHTDQQYVNLGRSTASDNGSFIYPLENMSIDSISFPSHWNTAPRSNGYASTSLNIEAPPHQTDVSGTSHDHFLHSSSGGMFYAVSDNYVHQPSSSNYDRQSFPVADGGFIDLTMGNGRGPHKRKSPGVPSVCERGSTSRCFNAASANAADRPTSSELRPEKPNMDSLYMPWDHVNMTPDHVNMTPSFRGRGLSIRGDSSLRNVRSRSTLDLESNLARTHLSNTHSHNSFSTGPQMDHSSMVDLSTQTSGSLTRDWSQMSVCPAHGRVPSSDANAFNHEASHFLVGSGSSNAPVDIGGFHNEFGTSRNPTAPQSFHNNSQAQPARGVHSNYSQRSTPTFRGSSSLRLGRMTPSDDGLHMVAESYSSRHPRPLTTIGWHSNDRNGRSRIHSDRYRALADEGFMIVDRTSLYGRNMLDQHREMRMDIDNMSYEELLALGERIGHVSTGLSEDLISKYLTETIYCSSEPSQEDEACAICLEEYKNVDDVGTLKACGHDYHVSCIKKWLSMKKVCPICKASALPEETKDK from the exons ATGGGGCATAGACATTTATATAGCTCATCTCCAATGTTTGAGGGTGAACCTGACCCGAACTGGAATCATATGCATACCGATCAACAATATGTGAACCTTG GTAGAAGTACCGCTTCAGACAATGGTTCTTTTATTTATCCTTTGGAAAATATGTCCATAGATAGCATCTCTTTTCCATCTCATTGGAACACTGCGCCAAGGTCAAATGGATATGCCTCCACAAGTCTCAACATTGAAGCACCCCCTCATCAAACAGATGTATCAGGCACTTCTCATGATCATTTTCTGCATTCATCAAGTGGCGGAATGTTTTATGCGGTGTCTGACAATTATGTACACCAGCCCTCTAGTTCCAATTATGACAGACAATCATTTCCTGTTGCTGATGGGGGTTTTATTGATCTCACAATGGGAAATGGGCGAGGGCCTCACAAGCGGAAGAGCCCTGGAGTTCCTTCAGTCTGTGAGAGAGGAAGTACAAGCAGATGTTTTAATGCTGCAAGTGCAAATGCAGCTGATCGTCCTACATCTTCAGAATTGCGGCCTGAAAAGCCCAATATGGATTCTCTATATATGCCTTGGGATCATGTGAATATGACACCCGATCATGTGAATATGACACCCTCATTTAGAGGTAGAGGCCTTTCAATACGAGGTGATAGTTCTTTAAGGAATGTGAGGAGTCGTTCTACACTTGATTTGGAATCCAACTTGGCTAGGACCCATTTATCGAATACTCATTCACACAACTCATTCTCTACTGGTCCCCAAATGGACCATTCTAGCATGGTAGATCTTTCAACTCAAACTTCTGGATCTTTGACAAGGGATTGGAGCCAAATGAGTGTATGTCCTGCTCATGGAAGGGTGCCATCATCAG ATGCAAATGCTTTTAATCACGAGGCAAGTCATTTCCTTGTTGGAAGTGGTTCTAGTAATGCTCCTGTAGATATTGGAGGTTTTCATAATGAATTTGGAACTAGCAGAAATCCTACTGCTCCACAAAGTTTTCATAATAATAGTCAGGCTCAACCTGCAAGAGGAGTTCACAGTAACTACTCTCAAAGATCCACTCCAACTTTTAGGGGTTCTTCCAGCTTGCGCTTGGGTCGCATGACACCTTCTGATGATGGATTGCATATGGTGGCTGAAAGTTACTCTTCTAGACATCCAAGGCCATTGACCACCATTGGCTGGCACAGCAATGATAGAAATGGAAGGTCAAGAATACATAGTGATAGATATCGAGCATTGGCTGATGAG GGTTTCATGATTGTTGATCGCACTTCACTGTATGGTAGGAATATGCTTGATCAGCATAGAGAGATGAGGATGGACATAGACAACATGAGTTATGAG GAACTACTTGCACTCGGAGAGAGAATAGGCCATGTGAGCACTGGATTGTCTGAGGATTTGATTTCCAAGTATTTGACAGAAACGATATACTGTTCATCCGAGCCAAGTCAAGAAGACGAAGCTTGTGCAATCTGCCTG GAAGAATACAAGAACGTGGATGATGTTGGAACGCTGAAAGCTTGTGGGCATGATTACCATGTGAGTTGCATTAAAAAGTGGTTATCTATGAAGAAAGTGTGTCCTATCTGCAAAGCTTCTGCTTTACCTGAGGAAACGAAGgataaataa
- the LOC137830277 gene encoding probable leucine-rich repeat receptor-like protein kinase At2g33170 has product MAGDIKEGRALAIGYSFLLLLLTSLLCSSEGLNTEGQILLELKNGLHDKSNVLENWKRTDETPCGWKGVNCTYDKYNNPVVASLNLTSMDLSGTLNASGIGGLTHLTYLNLAYNGLTGNIPKEIGDCLNLEYLYLNNNQFEGTIPAELGKLSVLRSLNIYNNKLTGLIPHEFGNLSSMVELVAYSNFLEGPLPRSIGNLKNLVNFRAGANNITGNLPKEIGGCKRLMRLGLAQNQIGGEIPREIGMLASLKELVLWGNQLSGPIPKEIGNCSSLENIAIYGNYLIGPLPKEIGNLKSLRWLYVYRNKLNGTIPGEIGNLTSCLDIDFSENSLVGSIPSEFGKISDLSLLFLFENHLTGVIPNELSSLKNLSKLDLSINNLTGPIPFGFQYLTKMKQLQLFDNSLSGIIPPGLGLHSPLWVVDFSDNNLTGRIPLHLCRNSSLMLLNLAANHLYGNIPTGILNCKSLAQLLILGNRLTGSFPLELCKLENLTAIDLNENRFSGTLPDDIGNCHRLQRLHIANNYFTLELPKEIGNLSQLVTFNVSSNLFTGTIPPEIFSCQRLQRLDLSQNNFSGSLPDEIGTLQHLEILKVSNNRLSGCIPAALGNLSHLNWLLMDGNYFFGEIPPQLGYLSSLQIAMDLSYNNLSGKIPVQLGSLNMLEYLYLNNNHLDGEIPSTFEELSSLLGCNFSFNNLSGPIPSTKIFRSMALSSYIGGKNGLCGAPLGDCSTNSASHSDTSGKSFDAPRAKIVMIIAASVGGISLIFILVILYFMRRPRESIDSFGGTEAPSPDSDIYFPPKEGLTFHDLVEATKRFHESYVIGKGACGTVYKAVMKSGETIAVKKLASNREGNNIENSFRAEISTLGRIRHRNIVKLYGFCYHQGSNLLLYEYMERGSLGELLHGSASSLEWSTRFMIALGAAEGLAYLHHDCKPKIIHRDIKSNNILLDENFEAHVGDFGLAKVIDMPQSKSMSAVAGSYGYIAPEYAYTMKVTEKCDIYSYGVVLLELLTGRTPVQPLEQGGDLVSWVRNYIKDHNNSLTPEILDTRVDLEDQTTVNHMLTVLKLALVCTSVSPSKRPSMRDVVKMLIESNEREGNLTLTQTYHDLPSKDGL; this is encoded by the exons ATGGCCGGCGATATTAAGGAGGGGAGAGCTTTGGCAATAGGGTATTCTTTTCTTTTGCTGCTATTGACTTCACTTCTTTGTAGCAGTGAGGGGTTGAACACTGAGGGGCAAATCTTGCTAGAGCTTAAGAATGGACTTCATGATAAATCTAATGTTTTGGAAAATTGGAAGCGTACTGATGAAACCCCATGTGGATGGAAAGGTGTAAATTGCACTTATGATAAGTATAACAATCCAGTGGTTGCATCTCTTAATTTGACTTCAATGGATCTTTCTGGAACTCTAAATGCTTCTGGCATTGGGGGTCTGACCCATCTGACTTATCTCAATCTTGCCTACAATGGGTTGACTGGAAATATCCCCAAGGAGATTGGTGATTGCTTGAATTTGGAATATCTTTATTTGAACAATAATCAGTTTGAGGGCACTATTCCGGCTGAATTGGGTAAGCTGTCTGTTTTGAGAAGTTTGAATATTTACAACAACAAACTCACTGGTTTGATTCCACATGAGTTTGGGAACTTGTCTTCAATGGTTGAGCTAGTAGCCTATAGCAACTTTCTTGAGGGACCCCTGCCTCGTTCCATTGGAAATCTTAAGAATCTTGTAAATTTCAGAGCTGGGGCAAATAACATTACTGGTAACTTGCCAAAGGAAATTGGTGGATGTAAGAGATTAATGCGTCTAGGTCTTGCACAAAATCAGATAGGAGGGGAAATACCAAGGGAGATTGGGATGCTTGCCAGCTTGAAAGAATTGGTTTTATGGGGAAACCAGCTGTCAGGACCTATTCCTAAAGAGATTGGGAATTGTAGCAGTCTTGAGAACATTGCTATATATGGGAATTATCTTATTGGACCTTTACCTAAGGAAATTGGCAACCTCAAATCCTTGAGGTGGCTGTATGTTTACAGAAACAAGTTGAACGGAACCATTCCAGGGGAAATTGGAAATCTTACTTCATGTTTAGACATTGATTTCTCAGAGAACTCTTTAGTAGGTAGTATCCCTTCAGAGTTTGGTAAAATAAGTGATCTAAGTTTGCTTTTTCTCTTTGAGAACCATCTAACTGGTGTTATACCAAATGAGTTAAGTAGCTTGAAAAACCTGTCAAAGCTAGACCTGTCAATAAATAATCTCACAGGGCCAATTCCATTTGGCTTCCAATATTTGACTAAAATGAAGCAGTTGCAACTTTTTGACAACTCCCTGAGTGGTATTATTCCCCCGGGACTTGGACTTCATAGTCCCCTTTGGGTTGTTGACTTTTCTGACAACAACTTGACAGGAAGAATACCTCTTCATCTGTGCCGAAATTCCAGTTTGATGTTGTTGAATCTTGCAGCTAATCATCTTTATGGAAATATACCAACAGGTATACTAAACTGTAAATCATTGGCACAGTTGTTGATACTTGGAAACAGGCTTACTGGAAGCTTCCCTTTAGAATTGTGTAAGCTGGAGAACTTGACTGCCATTGATTTGAATGAAAACAGGTTCAGTGGTACACTCCCTGATGATATTGGGAACTGCCACAGACTGCAAAGGCTTCATATTGCCAACAATTACTTCACATTGGAGTTGCCTAAGGAAATAGGTAATCTCTCTCAATTGGTGACCTTTAATGTTTCGTCAAATCTTTTCACTGGAACAATCCCACCTGAAATTTTTTCGTGTCAAAGGCTACAAAGGCTTGATCTCAGCCAGAATAACTTTTCTGGTTCCTTGCCTGATGAGATTGGAACACTTCAGCACTTGGAGATTCTCAAGGTTTCAAACAATAGGCTGTCTGGATGTATTCCTGCAGCATTAGGCAATCTGTCTCATTTGAACTGGTTGTTGATGGATGGCAACTATTTTTTCGGCGAAATACCTCCTCAGTTAGGTTATCTTTCAAGCTTGCAAATTGCAATGGATCTCAGTTACAATAACCTTTCGGGAAAAATACCAGTTCAGCTTGGCAGTCTCAACATGCTTGAATATCTCTATCTCAATAACAACCATTTGGATGGTGAAATTCCCAGCACATTTGAAGAGCTATCAAGCTTGTTGGGATGCAATTTCTCATTCAATAACCTCTCTGGGCCTATTCCTTCCACTAAAATTTTCCGAAGTATGGCTTTGAGCAGCTATATTGGTGGTAAGAATGGCCTCTGTGGTGCACCTCTCGGTGACTGCAGCACCAATTCTGCTTCTCACTCTGATACTTCAGGGAAAAGTTTTGATGCTCCTCGAGCTAAAATAGTCATGATCATTGCAGCTTCTGTTGGAGGTATTTCACTCATTTTCATCttagttattttatattttatgagaCGTCCTCGGGAATCAATTGATTCCTTTGGAGGCACTGAGGCTCCCTCCCCAGATTCAGATATCTATTTCCCTCCAAAGGAAGGTTTGACATTCCATGATCTAGTTGAAGCTACAAAAAGATTTCATGAAAGCTATGTTATTGGTAAGGGAGCATGTGGAACCGTTTATAAGGCAGTGATGAAATCTGGTGAGACCATTGCTGTTAAGAAGTTAGCATCAAACAGGGAAGGGAACAACATTGAGAATAGCTTCAGAGCTGAAATATCAACTCTGGGAAGAATAAGGCATCGGAACATAGTGAAACTGTATGGCTTTTGCTACCACCAGGGTTCCAATCTCCTGCTATATGAGTACATGGAAAGAGGTAGCTTAGGTGAACTATTGCATGGTTCTGCATCTAGTTTGGAGTGGTCAACTCGGTTCATGATTGCTCTTGGAGCTGCTGAGGGTCTTGCTTACTTGCATCATGACTGTAAACCAAAGATTATCCACCGCGATATAAAATCTAACAACATTCTACTGGATGAAAATTTTGAGGCTCATGTTGGTGATTTTGGTTTGGCAAAAGTGATTGACATGCCCCAGTCAAAATCAATGTCTGCTGTTGCTGGATCTTATGGCTATATTGCTCCTG AATATGCATATACCATGAAGGTCACAGAAAAGTGTGACATCTACAGTTATGGTGTTGTGCTCTTGGAATTGCTCACTGGAAGAACACCAGTTCAGCCACTAGAACAAGGAGGAGATCTTGTCTCATGGGTGAGGAACTATATCAAGGATCACAACAATTCTCTGACACCGGAGATACTTGATACTCGTGTAGATCTGGAAGACCAAACCACAGTGAATCACATGCTCACTGTTTTGAAGCTTGCTTTAGTATGCACAAGTGTGTCTCCTTCAAAGAGGCCATCAATGAGGGATGTTGTGAAGATGCTTATTGAGTCCAATGAGAGAGAAGGAAACTTGACACTCACTCAAACATACCATGATCTTCCTTCCAAAGATGGCTTGTGA